A part of Microthrixaceae bacterium genomic DNA contains:
- a CDS encoding adenine nucleotide alpha hydrolase family protein: protein MKCRVCREPAVIDIRRHNANFCVDHFLRLCRDQTAKAIEDFDMLNPGDRVLVAVSGGKDSLALWDLLRELGYEAHGLYIGLGIGGYSDRSGEMVRSFAHDRGLTLHQIDLREEYGTDVPTAAKATRRVPCSACGLSKRHLFDRAAVDGGFDAVATGHNLDDEAAVLFGNTLRWQTEYLARQMPVLEARAGFPKKVKPLIRLGEREMAAYCVLRGIDYIVEECPMAEGNKHLGYKEALNDIEARSPGSKHDFYFGFLARASGRFADAAPAPLEQGSPLGEGDHDGALGRCDRCGSPSTSEVCAFCRLIERSAGAQPVTLTRKGRPL, encoded by the coding sequence ATGAAGTGTCGAGTCTGTCGGGAACCGGCAGTGATCGACATCCGAAGGCACAACGCCAACTTCTGTGTCGATCACTTCCTGCGCTTGTGCCGAGATCAGACGGCCAAGGCCATCGAGGATTTCGACATGCTCAACCCGGGAGACCGGGTTCTGGTGGCCGTCTCGGGCGGGAAAGACAGCCTCGCCCTCTGGGATCTGCTTCGCGAACTCGGCTACGAAGCCCATGGCCTCTACATCGGGCTCGGGATCGGTGGCTACAGCGACCGGTCAGGGGAGATGGTGCGATCTTTCGCCCATGACCGTGGTCTGACCTTGCACCAGATCGATCTCCGCGAGGAGTACGGCACCGATGTGCCGACCGCAGCCAAGGCGACCCGTCGAGTCCCCTGTTCGGCGTGCGGGTTGTCCAAACGTCATCTCTTCGACCGGGCAGCCGTGGACGGTGGGTTCGACGCCGTGGCCACCGGCCACAACCTGGACGACGAGGCGGCGGTGTTGTTCGGCAACACACTGCGGTGGCAGACCGAGTACCTGGCCCGACAGATGCCGGTCCTGGAAGCTCGGGCTGGTTTCCCCAAGAAGGTGAAGCCGCTCATCCGGCTCGGTGAGCGGGAGATGGCGGCGTACTGCGTTCTGCGTGGCATCGACTACATCGTCGAGGAATGCCCGATGGCCGAAGGCAACAAGCACCTCGGGTACAAGGAAGCCCTCAACGACATCGAGGCCCGGTCACCTGGCTCCAAACACGACTTCTACTTCGGGTTCTTGGCTCGCGCCTCGGGCCGCTTCGCTGACGCTGCGCCAGCGCCGTTGGAGCAGGGCTCTCCTCTCGGCGAGGGCGATCATGATGGCGCACTCGGCCGTTGCGATCGGTGCGGCTCACCGAGCACCTCGGAGGTCTGCGCGTTCTGTCGTCTGATCGAACGCTCAGCCGGAGCTCAGCCCGTCACCCTCACCAGGAAAGGCCGTCCGCTGTGA
- a CDS encoding MoaD/ThiS family protein encodes MKVHLRNPNRIVEIAGPTSIVALLRHLDLNRESVLVIRGGTLVPGDAMLADDDEVEIRPVISGGAE; translated from the coding sequence GTGAAGGTGCACCTGCGAAATCCGAACCGCATCGTCGAGATCGCCGGTCCGACGAGCATCGTTGCCCTCCTACGGCACCTCGACCTCAACCGAGAATCTGTCCTCGTGATCCGGGGCGGGACCCTCGTTCCCGGAGATGCCATGTTGGCCGATGATGACGAGGTGGAGATCCGACCGGTCATCTCCGGTGGCGCCGAATGA